In Bremerella alba, one DNA window encodes the following:
- a CDS encoding DUF1552 domain-containing protein: MSNNRFINRRACLKGVGMALALPLLDTMGWAEASEKKAFKPPVRLGFMYMPHGVIMDQFWPADAESFLTSPPPALESLRPVIDQCLMLKGIAGVSNGPFKGAPHALELSTWLTAALPDPNRRGEISISISADQIAANALGAFTTLPSLELATMPQTWKENQAGLNEAYYSHCSFRSPTQAVPAEINPRNVLNRLFNKKEQNGQASTGASPLDRSMLDLVLSGARDFRRTLPANDQRKLDEYLDSVRSVERRIAAIEIRQKEAALEKTGVRSSRRNDADSPPIEIKIPEGDKRSEYMQVMCDLNVLAFQTDTTRVCTYIGSTPNGVSYPELGFSDKHHSTTHHNNQPEKVSKVAAITAFNIQQFAYMVKKMHSLKEGDGSLLDNCIMMWGSGLENGDRHTRENLPFIIAGRGGGSINTGRFLPDIKGNQGDLLTTLLSAAEVPLDRPVGIATKQIDEIKA; the protein is encoded by the coding sequence ATGAGTAATAACCGATTCATCAACCGTCGTGCTTGCCTCAAAGGCGTGGGCATGGCTCTTGCGTTGCCGCTGTTAGACACGATGGGCTGGGCGGAAGCGAGCGAGAAAAAGGCATTCAAACCGCCGGTACGCCTCGGATTCATGTACATGCCGCATGGCGTGATCATGGATCAATTCTGGCCTGCCGACGCGGAGAGTTTCCTGACATCACCGCCACCTGCACTTGAATCGCTGCGACCGGTAATAGATCAATGCCTGATGCTGAAAGGGATCGCGGGAGTCTCCAACGGTCCATTCAAAGGCGCGCCTCACGCACTGGAGCTATCGACCTGGCTTACAGCCGCATTGCCCGATCCGAACCGGCGGGGCGAGATCAGTATCTCGATCTCTGCAGATCAGATTGCCGCCAATGCCCTGGGTGCATTCACAACGCTTCCGTCGCTAGAACTTGCCACGATGCCTCAAACGTGGAAAGAGAACCAGGCTGGGCTGAACGAGGCCTATTATTCGCACTGCAGCTTTCGTTCCCCGACTCAGGCTGTCCCGGCCGAGATCAATCCACGCAACGTGCTCAATCGGCTGTTCAACAAGAAAGAGCAAAACGGACAGGCATCGACCGGGGCAAGTCCTTTGGACCGCAGTATGTTGGATTTGGTCCTCAGCGGTGCACGTGATTTCCGACGCACATTGCCAGCCAACGATCAGAGAAAACTCGACGAATATCTGGATAGCGTTCGATCGGTGGAACGCCGCATAGCCGCGATCGAGATCCGTCAAAAAGAGGCAGCCCTCGAGAAGACGGGCGTCCGGTCCAGCCGACGCAATGACGCGGACTCGCCACCAATCGAGATCAAGATTCCCGAAGGGGACAAACGAAGCGAGTACATGCAGGTAATGTGTGACCTGAATGTACTCGCATTTCAGACTGATACGACCCGCGTCTGCACGTACATCGGTTCCACCCCGAACGGCGTGTCCTATCCAGAGTTGGGGTTCTCGGATAAGCACCATTCGACCACTCACCACAACAACCAGCCGGAAAAGGTCAGTAAGGTTGCCGCCATCACGGCTTTCAACATTCAGCAGTTTGCCTACATGGTGAAAAAGATGCACAGCCTCAAAGAAGGGGACGGCTCGCTGCTTGATAACTGTATTATGATGTGGGGATCAGGTCTGGAAAACGGTGACAGGCATACTCGCGAAAACCTGCCGTTCATCATCGCGGGCAGGGGGGGAGGTTCGATTAATACCGGTCGCTTCCTGCCTGATATAAAGGGCAATCAAGGTGACCTGCTCACGACATTGCTCTCGGCCGCCGAAGTACCGCTAGACCGCCCGGTTGGCATCGCAACCAAACAGATCGATGAAATCAAGGCTTGA
- a CDS encoding sulfatase family protein yields the protein MAQLFVRFVVFTLLLCPSVGNASDQLNILLITADDLGIQLSCYGDPIAQTPNIDQLAEQSVQYQTAYVSQASCSPSRSTMFTGLYPHGNGHYGLANANVGFQVHQEMYDNLLPNVLKEAGYRTGIIGKLHVNPEKQFQFDMRQGNGFGNRQVKKQVQYAREFINQSNDRPWFLMFNLFDPHVARKRMPDGGRGPQFFPDQVEGLPKSVLTADDVPAWPWQQIDSPEQRTKIAGYYNCVHRIDAAIGMLKQMLHETNQWDNTLILFLGDHGPPFARGKTSCYEAGLRVPFLVRWPGVSQPHVSKRLVGSVDIYPTILDAAGVEMPLRLHGRSLRPVLTASDSADWRSTLAAEFHYHGESPFFPRRAITDGRFKLIHNLRANELSASSSVDGDRAPAMAKQLGADHPARQALERLQNPPEWELYDLENDPIEFVNLSNDSEYTDQKQRLKQALTDWQERTDDPFTDPEFRKKIEKRYSKSSR from the coding sequence GTGGCTCAATTGTTTGTTCGATTTGTTGTTTTCACTTTGTTGCTTTGCCCTAGTGTTGGTAATGCTTCAGATCAACTCAACATCTTATTAATCACTGCCGACGACCTGGGAATTCAGCTCTCGTGCTATGGTGATCCGATCGCCCAAACACCGAACATTGACCAGTTAGCAGAGCAATCGGTTCAGTACCAAACTGCTTACGTGAGCCAGGCATCCTGCAGCCCGTCGCGTTCCACCATGTTCACAGGCCTGTACCCCCACGGAAACGGCCACTATGGACTCGCCAACGCGAACGTTGGGTTTCAGGTCCATCAGGAAATGTATGACAACTTGCTGCCCAATGTGCTGAAAGAGGCCGGGTACCGCACCGGCATCATCGGCAAGCTGCACGTGAATCCGGAAAAGCAATTCCAGTTCGACATGCGACAAGGAAATGGATTCGGGAACCGCCAAGTTAAAAAGCAAGTGCAATACGCGCGCGAGTTTATCAACCAGTCTAACGATCGACCTTGGTTCCTAATGTTCAACTTGTTTGATCCGCACGTTGCCCGCAAACGCATGCCGGATGGCGGACGAGGGCCGCAGTTCTTCCCCGATCAAGTCGAAGGATTGCCCAAGTCAGTCCTAACAGCAGACGACGTTCCCGCCTGGCCTTGGCAGCAGATCGATTCCCCAGAGCAACGCACAAAGATCGCAGGCTATTACAACTGCGTGCATCGTATCGACGCGGCGATCGGAATGCTGAAGCAAATGCTGCACGAGACGAATCAATGGGACAATACACTGATCCTCTTTTTGGGTGATCATGGACCTCCTTTCGCTCGCGGCAAGACTAGTTGCTACGAAGCCGGTCTGCGTGTGCCGTTCCTCGTTCGCTGGCCTGGGGTTTCTCAACCACATGTCTCGAAGCGGCTCGTGGGAAGCGTCGACATTTACCCAACCATCCTAGACGCAGCGGGTGTCGAAATGCCGTTAAGACTCCACGGTCGCTCACTCCGGCCAGTCTTAACGGCATCGGACTCGGCTGATTGGCGTAGCACGCTTGCTGCGGAATTCCATTACCATGGCGAGTCTCCCTTTTTCCCGCGACGTGCCATCACCGATGGGCGGTTTAAATTGATTCACAACCTTCGTGCCAATGAATTGTCGGCTTCCTCCTCCGTTGATGGAGACCGGGCACCTGCAATGGCGAAGCAACTTGGAGCCGATCATCCAGCCCGGCAAGCCCTGGAGCGATTGCAGAATCCACCGGAGTGGGAGTTATACGACCTGGAGAATGACCCCATAGAGTTTGTCAATTTGTCGAACGATTCCGAATATACCGACCAGAAACAGCGGCTGAAACAAGCGCTGACCGATTGGCAAGAGCGGACGGACGATCCGTTCACCGACCCCGAGTTCCGCAAGAAGATCGAAAAGAGGTATTCGAAATCATCCCGGTAA
- a CDS encoding DUF1592 domain-containing protein, which translates to MRTVDLSYRTKLFAARKMIPPAMCIALVLSLVSLCHAESESEAALRADAQKTFKEKVGPFVKKYCISCHGTRPEAGINLQSALRTPGATSSFLHWKKSVANVKVHDMPPEYADEIPSEEQRRQFIEWIGKLKYLAPRDPGSFVLRRLSKVEYGNTLHDLYGVSQSIADSLPEEVVGEGYLNSISPLQSELFLDIANKVVNQVVAPEDDPPTRVQKRLFGEMPSQGTDLRAAARDVARSLARDAYRRPPTESELDVLLSIFALGRENHLSYTESLSLMWKAILVSPQFLFITPAAEVDSKETVVPLDDFQLASRLSYLLWSAPPDAELSELADDGDLHKPEVLRAQVERLLKHERSRALFDGFGAQWLRVGELKNQTFDPDLFPQMSPALRKAMLEEARLFFQSIVQENQSVWRFVDSDYTFVNEPLAELYGLEQSITGPKMRRVKLENPDRGGILGMPATLATTSFPNRTSPVRRGVWVLEQVLGERVPPPPPDVPELEEQEQKSFEGLTLRQRTELHQSESTCANCHKVLDPIGFGLENFDAIGRWRDKNNAGVAIDSAGKLPGGESFSTPAELKGLLAKRKEDLARNLTERFMAYAIGRNLEGYDEVVIDQLMVKIAQEDYRMRTMIAEVITSYLFTHRRVQD; encoded by the coding sequence ATGAGAACAGTCGACTTGTCGTATAGAACGAAATTATTTGCGGCTCGCAAGATGATACCTCCGGCAATGTGCATTGCTCTGGTCTTGTCATTGGTTTCGCTCTGCCATGCAGAGTCCGAGAGCGAGGCGGCGCTTCGGGCCGATGCACAAAAAACATTCAAAGAAAAGGTCGGCCCCTTCGTCAAGAAGTACTGTATAAGTTGCCACGGTACTCGTCCCGAGGCAGGAATTAATCTTCAATCTGCCCTTAGGACCCCCGGCGCCACGTCGTCGTTCCTGCACTGGAAGAAGTCGGTCGCCAACGTCAAGGTGCACGACATGCCGCCCGAATATGCGGATGAGATCCCTTCCGAAGAGCAACGCCGCCAATTCATCGAGTGGATCGGCAAACTCAAGTATTTGGCTCCACGCGACCCAGGCTCCTTCGTGCTTCGTCGGCTGAGCAAAGTCGAGTACGGCAACACACTACACGACCTTTACGGAGTATCCCAGTCGATCGCAGACAGCCTGCCAGAAGAGGTCGTCGGCGAGGGTTATCTGAATTCGATTTCTCCACTGCAGTCTGAGTTATTTCTCGATATCGCGAACAAGGTTGTCAATCAGGTCGTGGCACCGGAGGATGACCCGCCGACAAGAGTCCAGAAACGTCTTTTTGGCGAGATGCCATCCCAGGGTACTGATCTCCGTGCAGCGGCTCGCGATGTCGCACGGTCGCTGGCTCGCGACGCCTACCGACGGCCCCCTACTGAGTCGGAATTGGATGTCCTATTGAGCATCTTTGCTCTTGGGCGCGAGAACCATCTGAGTTATACGGAGTCGCTCAGCCTAATGTGGAAGGCAATCCTCGTCTCTCCACAGTTTCTCTTCATCACACCAGCGGCTGAAGTCGACTCGAAAGAGACCGTCGTACCGCTTGACGATTTTCAGCTGGCCTCCCGTCTGTCCTATTTGCTTTGGTCTGCCCCTCCCGATGCCGAGCTCTCCGAGCTTGCTGACGATGGCGATCTTCACAAGCCGGAAGTGCTACGGGCTCAGGTCGAGCGACTGCTAAAGCATGAGCGATCGCGGGCTCTGTTCGATGGTTTCGGTGCCCAATGGCTGAGAGTCGGTGAGTTGAAAAATCAGACGTTTGATCCGGATCTGTTCCCGCAAATGTCCCCTGCGCTGCGCAAGGCCATGCTAGAAGAAGCACGTCTGTTCTTTCAAAGCATCGTTCAAGAAAACCAAAGCGTATGGCGGTTTGTGGACAGCGACTACACCTTTGTGAACGAGCCACTTGCTGAATTGTACGGTCTCGAGCAATCCATTACGGGGCCGAAGATGCGGCGCGTCAAGTTGGAAAATCCCGACCGAGGCGGTATCCTCGGCATGCCGGCCACACTGGCAACTACGTCGTTCCCCAATCGGACCAGCCCTGTTCGGCGAGGTGTTTGGGTACTTGAGCAGGTTCTGGGAGAGCGTGTTCCACCACCCCCGCCCGATGTCCCCGAACTCGAAGAGCAGGAGCAGAAAAGTTTCGAGGGATTAACGTTGCGTCAAAGAACGGAGTTGCATCAATCGGAATCCACGTGCGCAAATTGTCACAAGGTTCTCGATCCGATTGGCTTCGGTCTAGAGAATTTCGACGCGATCGGTCGGTGGCGCGACAAGAATAACGCCGGCGTTGCGATCGACTCCGCAGGCAAGCTTCCCGGTGGCGAAAGCTTTTCCACTCCAGCCGAATTGAAAGGGCTGTTGGCCAAGCGAAAGGAAGACCTCGCTCGTAACCTCACCGAAAGGTTCATGGCCTATGCGATTGGGCGAAACCTGGAAGGCTATGATGAGGTCGTGATCGATCAACTGATGGTCAAGATTGCCCAGGAAGATTACCGTATGCGAACGATGATCGCGGAGGTTATCACTAGCTACTTGTTTACACATCGCAGAGTCCAAGATTGA
- a CDS encoding bile acid:sodium symporter family protein, translated as MGIEGIIVASLIIMAILATRYLKSIAFTAWVLAGVGTAFCYPEAFQVWWGISLGALIVPLIQLIMFGMGTTLSAGDFLRIVKEPWPVLLGISLQYGVMPITGYLLVLSFGFSGELAAGIILTGACSGGVASNLMSYIGKGNVALSVTMTALSTSIAPIMTPMIMTIFAGQYIDVDTFAMLIGVVNIIIAPVIAGMVAHTILFSQERWLNRPSILLGVSIAFLATGTSVALLFASHAPQLQGFANSLSFSLILIGSMATVKTVLITMGRNGQTWLDRALPILSMFGICAILIIITAQTYDVLIQVGGMLFVAAVIHNAVGLSVGYWGAKAVGNLTGRLGHWLGVFDSPLSRLSESDCRTVAFEVGMQNGGMATGLAVNVLKSHVAALPPNVFGTWMNISGSLLANYWSRSTERSLDATQAIEVAPEPLSR; from the coding sequence ATGGGCATTGAAGGGATCATTGTCGCCAGTTTGATCATCATGGCGATTCTCGCAACACGCTATTTGAAAAGCATAGCGTTTACTGCTTGGGTGCTCGCAGGAGTAGGTACAGCCTTTTGCTATCCAGAAGCCTTTCAAGTCTGGTGGGGAATCTCTTTGGGGGCCCTGATCGTTCCCTTAATTCAACTGATTATGTTCGGCATGGGGACCACCCTAAGTGCCGGGGACTTCCTGCGAATCGTAAAGGAGCCTTGGCCGGTATTACTTGGGATCTCGCTGCAGTATGGAGTCATGCCAATTACGGGCTACCTGCTGGTTCTTTCTTTTGGCTTCAGCGGTGAATTAGCAGCGGGAATCATACTTACTGGTGCGTGCTCGGGAGGTGTGGCGTCAAATCTAATGAGCTATATCGGAAAAGGGAATGTTGCCTTATCCGTTACGATGACGGCCCTCTCAACCTCAATTGCACCGATTATGACCCCGATGATTATGACCATCTTCGCTGGTCAGTACATCGACGTCGATACGTTCGCCATGCTGATTGGCGTGGTGAATATCATTATTGCTCCTGTTATTGCAGGCATGGTTGCCCATACTATTCTCTTTAGTCAGGAGCGATGGCTGAATCGGCCCAGCATTTTGCTCGGCGTGTCGATCGCGTTCTTAGCGACGGGTACGTCCGTCGCCTTATTGTTTGCAAGCCACGCCCCGCAGTTGCAGGGATTTGCCAATAGCCTGTCATTCTCTCTCATCCTTATTGGATCGATGGCAACCGTGAAAACGGTCCTGATAACGATGGGGCGAAACGGACAAACCTGGCTAGATCGCGCACTGCCGATTTTATCGATGTTTGGTATCTGCGCTATCTTGATTATCATCACAGCGCAGACTTACGACGTCTTGATTCAGGTTGGCGGTATGCTCTTCGTTGCGGCGGTGATTCATAACGCAGTTGGGCTATCGGTCGGATACTGGGGAGCTAAGGCCGTTGGCAACCTGACAGGCAGGCTTGGCCATTGGTTAGGTGTTTTTGATTCCCCGCTCTCACGTCTTTCTGAAAGCGACTGCCGAACTGTTGCGTTTGAGGTCGGTATGCAAAACGGAGGCATGGCGACGGGGCTTGCCGTAAACGTCCTTAAGAGCCATGTGGCCGCATTGCCTCCGAATGTTTTTGGTACCTGGATGAATATCTCAGGGTCGCTTCTGGCAAACTATTGGAGCCGAAGCACCGAACGGTCGCTAGATGCTACTCAAGCCATCGAAGTAGCCCCTGAACCTCTCTCGCGATGA